GTCGTCGGCCTCTCCCTCGGCGGTGCGATGGCCCAGTACCTCACCGCCACCTCCGGCCGCGTCACCCGCGCCGCCTTCCTGTGCACCGCCGCCTACTTCGGTGGCACCGAGAAGTGGCACCCCCGTGCCGAGCTCACCCGCGCGCAGGGCCTCGAGCCCATGGCCGACGGCGTCATCGACTTCTGGCTGACCAAGGACTTCCAGGCCGCCCACCCCGCAACCACCGCCGCCTACCGACGCATGGTGGTCTCCACCCGTGGCATCGGCTACGCCTCCTGCTCCGACGCCCTGGCCCACTGGGACTTCCGTGACCGCCTCAGTGAGATCACCGTCCCCGTCCTCGCACTGGCCGCCGACCAGGACCAGTCCACTCCCCCGGAGGCCGTCAAGGCCATCGCCGACGGAGTCTCCGGACCGGTCGAGTACGTCGAGGTCTCCCCCGGCGCCCACGTGCCCACCATCGAGGTGCCCGAGCAGGTCACCAAGGCTCTGGTCGACTTCTTCGGCTAGGTTTCCCCGCTTATCGACGCCGCCGCGTCCCCCACGTCATGTGGGGGCGCGGCGGCGTTCTCATGAGGTCAGCTGGTGGATACGTTGATGGGACACCCCGAGAAACTCCGCTGCATCACGTCCGGACACACCCGCATTCCTGAGCTCGACAGCCAGCGCGCGGGTGGCCTCCTGCGCCTCCCGCTCCAGTTCGTGGGCACGTTCGCGTTTACTCCGGATCTCCGCAGCACGTTGCGCGATGCTCCGAATCCCGTCGACCCTGATGTCCATAACGATGTCGAAGCAACTGATGGGTTGCCCCGTCACCAGGTGTGCCACCTCCGCTATCGCCGCTTCCACCGCCGACATGGTCCGGGCCTGAGTCACCTGCCCCAGGCTGGGAATTTCTACCTCCCACCACTGCCCCTGTCGGTGAACGACAGCTTCCACTCGCGTGCTCATGCTGACTCCTCCATGATCTTCCTGATCTGTCGGTAGACCCCGGGCGAAATCGTCTTGTGCCCATCGGGGACGACTACGACGAGCTTTCCCTTCTGCCACTTCGTGTGCGAGCCACGGGCAGATACCGGTACAAACCCGGCCTTTCTCAGCTCTCTCACGACTTTCCGTGTGGCCTGCTCCGCGATCACACCGTAAGTCTACCCCCTAGACAGCTAACCGTCTAGGGGGTAGACACCTTCGTCGTCACCGAACTGACTAGAACGGGAACTTCGCCTCTCCCGGGGCGACGCCGACCCAGTGCTCGGTGGTGAAGGCGTCGATGGCCCACTGGCCGTTGAAGCGGCCGAGGCCGGAGTTCTTCTCACCACCGAACATGACGTGGGCCTCGTCGTTGACGGTGATGTCATTGACGTGAGTCATCCCGGCCTCGATGCGGCGGGCGAATCGGGTGCCGCGGGTGAGGTCCCGGGTGTAGACGGCGGAGGACAGGCCGAACTCGGTGTCGTTGGCCAGGGCCAGGGCGTGCTCCTCGTCGTCGGCTTTGATGATGCCGACGACGGGGCCGAAGATCTCCTCGCGGAATAGCTCCATGTCGGGGGTGACGTCGGCGAAGACGTGCGGGGAGACGACGCGGCCGTCGATGGAACCGGAGACGACCTCGCGGGCGCCTTCGGCTCGGGCCTGTTCGATCTTGGCACGCACGGACTCGACCTGCTGGTCGTTGATGAGCGGGCCGACGACGGTGCCCTCGTCGAGCTGGTTGCCGTAGGAGATGGTTTTCACGCGCTCGGCGAACTTCTCCACGAACTCGTCGTAGAGCGGCGCCTGGACGATGATCCGGTTGACGGCCATGCAGATCTGGCCCTGGTGCATGAACTTGCCCAGGGTGGCGCCACCGACGGCCTGGTCGAGGTCGGCGTCGTCAAGCACGACGAGGGGTGCGTTGCCGCCGAGCTCGAGGGCGACCTTCTTCATGTGCTTCCCGCCGATCGCGGTGGTGCCCACACCCTGGCCGACCGGGGTGGAGCCGGTGAAGGAGATGAGTGCGGGGACCGGGCTCTCGACGAAGTGGTCGCCGATCTCCGAACCCGCGCCGACGACGACGTTGAGCACACCCTCGGGCAGGCCGGCAGCCTCGAAGATCTTCGCCAGGAGCAGGCCGCCGGTGAGCGGGGTGTCGGACGCGGGCTTGAGCACGACGGCGTTGCCGCAGCCCAAAGCAGGTGCCACCGAGCGCATCGACAGGGTGAACGGGAAGTTC
Above is a window of Corynebacterium suedekumii DNA encoding:
- a CDS encoding alpha/beta fold hydrolase — encoded protein: MILHSVTYGPESDSEPVVFLGSIASTTDMWLPQLDELSKTRRVIALDHRGHGLSPDPDVTPGETTFDDLAADVLSTLDELGVDTFQVVGLSLGGAMAQYLTATSGRVTRAAFLCTAAYFGGTEKWHPRAELTRAQGLEPMADGVIDFWLTKDFQAAHPATTAAYRRMVVSTRGIGYASCSDALAHWDFRDRLSEITVPVLALAADQDQSTPPEAVKAIADGVSGPVEYVEVSPGAHVPTIEVPEQVTKALVDFFG
- a CDS encoding type II toxin-antitoxin system HicA family toxin gives rise to the protein MIAEQATRKVVRELRKAGFVPVSARGSHTKWQKGKLVVVVPDGHKTISPGVYRQIRKIMEESA
- a CDS encoding aldehyde dehydrogenase family protein; amino-acid sequence: MTDYSHLISDQLYIGGWRAGTSERTATDTNPFNDEEIVAIRQASTADVDEAYEIAQQKQQDWAALPPKKRAAILTKAADWIEANAEAIGALIQAESGSSAIKAHIETGLAVGSLREAATFPSRITGTILPSDTSGKTNLVFREPVGVVGVISPWNFPFTLSMRSVAPALGCGNAVVLKPASDTPLTGGLLLAKIFEAAGLPEGVLNVVVGAGSEIGDHFVESPVPALISFTGSTPVGQGVGTTAIGGKHMKKVALELGGNAPLVVLDDADLDQAVGGATLGKFMHQGQICMAVNRIIVQAPLYDEFVEKFAERVKTISYGNQLDEGTVVGPLINDQQVESVRAKIEQARAEGAREVVSGSIDGRVVSPHVFADVTPDMELFREEIFGPVVGIIKADDEEHALALANDTEFGLSSAVYTRDLTRGTRFARRIEAGMTHVNDITVNDEAHVMFGGEKNSGLGRFNGQWAIDAFTTEHWVGVAPGEAKFPF